In Beggiatoa leptomitoformis, the genomic window GTGTTTTGGCTAAGTCTTTTAACAACACATCAAAGACATAATTAACCCGTTCAGAACCTTCAATAATAGCTGTCATTTTGTTGCACCAAAACTAGGAAAATTAACATTGCTCATTAAAGGCGGTTTAGCCTTATCTGGTTCTATCTCCTGATAGCAAGCAATGTGTTGAATAAAATTCTCTTTTTCTACGCCCCCGAAGTACAAGCGCATGGCACAGCGTCCATCAATTTGAAAGCGATAACCCACGTTATATAAGTCCTCATAATCAATCGTTAGATTAGAATGCAAATCATCAGAATATAAAAGAAACTTCGCTTTTATCTGTTTTTTAACGATGGTTTTTTTAAGTCCCTTGTCGTCTATGTATTCAAGCGTTCCACCGAGTACGGCATACCCCCCGAGTACGTAGAAGTTGTAACCCTCGTAGGGTCTGAGAGGAAGAACAACCCGAGCCTTGCTATAAGCCACAGAAGAACCACCAGACTTATTAAGCGAAGTAGCGTCATGGCCAGAAACTTCAGCGGGACGAGTAGAATTTTCAGCAGAATCAGAATTATTTTTTTCATGTCTGGATGACCAAGTTAAAATCCCATTCACAACGTAAATTAAACCGCCCGCAATCAGAATAAAAAGAATCCACAGTTTAATACTCTTGAAAATACTCGCATTAACAATTGTGTCTGATGTTTGACCCGTTGCGGTGGAGTCGTATAGTGGCCAGGCCACTTTACCGACGCTTTTAGCGGACACCATTTCTTTACGGGTAACTACGCGCGGATGGCTTGGGGTGTGGTATTCCCTCAGTACGTAACCACTCACACCAACAGTGCCTTGGTTGGTATGTCGCCAACAGCCCTCGATAATCATACGGATATCTAAGTGTATTTGGCGCATATCTTGGCTGGTGAAATAAAAATCCCAGTTAAGATGCCGATGCTTTTGGAAGGCTTCTAAAACCCCGCGCGGTCTCCAGTCTTCTGTTCCTGTATAGTCAAACTTTGCCCAATCACGTTTGCCGATGGTTGTCGGGTAAAGTGTTTGCACTTCATCAATAATAAATAGAACTTCTTTGGGTGCATGATGGAAAAAACGTTGCCATTGTTTTAACCCTTCTTCAGTTTCTGAGGTTTCGTTAATGACTTCTGCACCTGTTTCCCCCAGCATAGCTATACAACGTTCTTGGGTTAAACCCCGAACATTGGTAATAATGCGCTTGCCTGCTTTCCAAGCGGGAATTAAGCCCTCATAAACCGCCCACGTGGTTTTAAAGCTACCCGGTACGCCGTGAAAAAGTAAAATAGACATTAAGAAATAAACGAGAAGAGGTAGCGGGTTATACGGGCAGTGGCTAGCAAATGAACGCACTCTTTAACCTTGAAGAATGCGAAAGCATTGACAAGACCGGGGTTTAAATTAGAAAAAAGAGTGTCAATTTTTCCCATCACATCGTAAAAAGCAATAATGTCTTGTCCCATTTTCCAAAAAATATCAACTAAAAACAACATCAAACTAAAATAGACATATAAAAGCAAATCACCTATACCCGCAAAAATGGCGACGAGTCCAGCATAAAGAAAATCTATCAATTCTTGCATTTTCTAGCCTTTGGTTAAGGTGATAAAAATAGCCGAGAGAACCACCATAAAAATAAAAAAACTGGCTAATACGGTGAAAAAATCGCAATACGTTTGTTCTGAAAAATCTAGGGTGTAAGTGCTAGAACCTAAAGGAATGGAAAACTTGGGAAGTAGAGAACATTGACCGGGTACGATATTGGGAATATCTAAAGATGAGGCATTGCGAATTGTACCAAGTAAATCTGTAAGCTCTTGTCTTGGGTTGCCTTCTGGAATTTTTAAGTTAATAGCGGGCGCATTAGCACTAAGTTTGTTACCTAT contains:
- a CDS encoding zonular occludens toxin family protein; this encodes MSILLFHGVPGSFKTTWAVYEGLIPAWKAGKRIITNVRGLTQERCIAMLGETGAEVINETSETEEGLKQWQRFFHHAPKEVLFIIDEVQTLYPTTIGKRDWAKFDYTGTEDWRPRGVLEAFQKHRHLNWDFYFTSQDMRQIHLDIRMIIEGCWRHTNQGTVGVSGYVLREYHTPSHPRVVTRKEMVSAKSVGKVAWPLYDSTATGQTSDTIVNASIFKSIKLWILFILIAGGLIYVVNGILTWSSRHEKNNSDSAENSTRPAEVSGHDATSLNKSGGSSVAYSKARVVLPLRPYEGYNFYVLGGYAVLGGTLEYIDDKGLKKTIVKKQIKAKFLLYSDDLHSNLTIDYEDLYNVGYRFQIDGRCAMRLYFGGVEKENFIQHIACYQEIEPDKAKPPLMSNVNFPSFGATK